The Altererythrobacter sp. Root672 genome includes a window with the following:
- a CDS encoding TadE/TadG family type IV pilus assembly protein yields the protein MSGNITTAIKETRAFLGRLKGDEEGMAFIEFGFALPIFMALGFTGVEVAGLAIANMRVNQIAMTVADNLSRAKQSVPLGLPQLREVDINDALLGARIQGGGSLEILEKGRIVVSSLQRNASGLQTITWQRCKGKLNAPSSYGAQGATQPSSGTSGFQGMGAGSNRVQAEANSAIIFAEVSYDYKPVFGDWVLGKIRLRREAAFYVRDDRDLTQIYNPSPTASASTCNKLDSTF from the coding sequence ATGTCCGGCAACATAACCACCGCCATCAAGGAGACGCGCGCATTTCTCGGCCGCCTTAAAGGCGACGAGGAAGGCATGGCCTTCATCGAATTCGGCTTCGCATTGCCCATCTTCATGGCGCTCGGCTTCACGGGCGTGGAAGTGGCAGGCCTAGCTATCGCCAACATGCGCGTGAACCAGATCGCCATGACCGTCGCCGACAACCTGTCTCGCGCCAAGCAGTCGGTACCACTCGGCCTGCCCCAGCTTCGCGAAGTCGACATCAACGACGCACTGCTCGGTGCGCGGATTCAAGGTGGCGGTAGCTTGGAGATCCTCGAGAAGGGCCGGATCGTTGTCTCGAGCCTGCAGCGGAATGCCTCCGGCCTGCAGACAATCACCTGGCAGCGCTGCAAAGGTAAGCTAAACGCCCCTTCAAGCTACGGGGCGCAGGGCGCCACGCAACCTTCGTCCGGGACCTCTGGTTTCCAAGGTATGGGCGCCGGTTCCAACCGTGTTCAAGCGGAAGCGAACAGCGCCATTATCTTCGCCGAAGTCAGCTATGACTATAAGCCTGTCTTCGGCGACTGGGTGCTTGGCAAGATCCGTCTACGTCGCGAAGCGGCCTTCTACGTCCGCGACGATCGCGATCTGACACAGATCTACAATCCCTCGCCGACGGCTTCGGCCTCAACCTGCAACAAGCTGGACTCGACGTTCTAA
- a CDS encoding TadE/TadG family type IV pilus assembly protein — translation MIERFTRASLKTLRKVLTDETGSTIIEFAILAPVFLLMLMAVFDFGFLIYAKAVLQGAVEEGARSASLENTEWSSIKKRVNSQVVAVLPVGDASTDIQFTFDPQYYANYNDIMLPEDFTDKNSNNQWDANECFVDRNGNGTYDTDVGMAGRGGAQDVLSISAQVTYTRIFPLWAMLGDSQTHTIMASTYLRNQPFSAQAARVGVKICPAT, via the coding sequence GCTCGACAATCATCGAGTTCGCGATCCTCGCCCCGGTCTTCCTGTTGATGCTGATGGCCGTCTTCGACTTTGGCTTTCTCATTTACGCCAAAGCGGTGCTCCAGGGCGCGGTCGAGGAAGGCGCACGTTCGGCGTCACTGGAGAATACCGAATGGAGCTCCATCAAGAAACGCGTGAATAGTCAGGTCGTGGCCGTTCTTCCGGTCGGTGATGCATCGACGGATATCCAGTTCACGTTCGATCCGCAGTACTATGCCAACTACAACGACATCATGCTGCCGGAAGATTTCACCGACAAGAATAGCAATAACCAGTGGGATGCGAACGAGTGTTTCGTCGACCGAAATGGCAACGGAACCTATGACACCGACGTCGGCATGGCCGGGCGCGGTGGTGCGCAGGACGTCCTCTCGATCAGCGCCCAGGTAACCTACACGCGGATCTTCCCGCTTTGGGCGATGCTGGGTGATTCACAGACCCATACGATCATGGCGTCGACCTACCTTCGCAACCAGCCATTTTCCGCTCAAGCCGCTCGGGTGGGGGTCAAGATATGTCCGGCAACATAA